Proteins encoded in a region of the Mycolicibacterium chitae genome:
- a CDS encoding ABC transporter substrate-binding protein codes for MLVASGALALSGCSSSTDSASESPESSPVSASKVEEIAAMVPEDIKASGKLIIGVNIPYAPNEFKDAGGEIVGFDVDLMNAIAETLGLTPEYRESDFGKIIPSIQGGTYNVGMSSFTDTKERERSVDFVTYFSAGTLWAQRPGDSIDPDNACGKKVAVQATTHQETDELPTKNQACLDAGKPAIEIMAFDGQDAATNAVVLGQADAVSADSPVVLYAIKQADGKLEQIGEVFSSAPYGWPVAKGSALAAALQKALEHLIETGDYETIATNWGVEQGMIDKPVINGAVN; via the coding sequence ATCCTCGTCGCCTCGGGCGCACTCGCGCTGTCCGGGTGTTCGAGCAGCACCGACTCCGCCTCGGAATCGCCCGAGTCCTCGCCCGTTTCGGCGAGCAAGGTCGAAGAGATCGCCGCCATGGTGCCCGAGGACATCAAGGCCTCCGGCAAGCTGATCATCGGCGTCAACATTCCATACGCGCCCAACGAGTTCAAAGACGCCGGCGGCGAGATCGTCGGGTTCGACGTCGACCTGATGAACGCGATCGCCGAGACCCTGGGGCTCACCCCGGAATACCGGGAATCCGACTTCGGCAAGATCATCCCGTCGATCCAGGGCGGCACCTACAACGTCGGCATGTCGTCGTTCACCGACACCAAGGAGCGCGAGCGCTCGGTGGACTTCGTCACCTACTTCTCGGCGGGCACGCTGTGGGCCCAGCGCCCCGGGGATTCCATCGATCCCGACAACGCCTGCGGCAAGAAGGTCGCGGTGCAGGCCACCACCCACCAGGAGACCGACGAACTGCCGACCAAGAACCAAGCGTGCCTCGACGCCGGCAAGCCCGCCATCGAGATCATGGCCTTCGACGGCCAGGATGCCGCCACCAACGCCGTCGTCCTCGGCCAGGCCGACGCGGTGTCCGCGGACTCACCGGTGGTGCTGTACGCCATCAAGCAGGCCGACGGCAAGCTCGAACAGATCGGTGAGGTCTTCAGCTCCGCGCCCTACGGCTGGCCCGTCGCCAAGGGGTCGGCGCTGGCCGCGGCACTGCAGAAGGCCCTCGAGCACCTGATCGAGACCGGTGACTACGAGACCATCGCCACCAACTGGGGCGTCGAGCAGGGAATGATCGACAAGCCCGTGATCAACGGCGCGGTCAACTAG
- a CDS encoding HdeD family acid-resistance protein, which translates to MCHTSAMAQSSDSTDVVRPGSTAGSSTVTGSTTVPALLPHLWKTTLLSGVAAVILGVLVLAWPGTTILVAAIIFGVYLLVSGIAQVVFAFTLHVSAGGRVLLFISGAAALVLAVLCFRSLQESILLLAIWIGIGFIFRGVATAVSAISDPTLPGRGWEIFFGVVSLLAGVVMLATPFGSLGVLTLVVGVWLIVLGVFEVIAALGIRKAANAVSS; encoded by the coding sequence GTGTGCCACACTTCGGCCATGGCACAGAGCAGCGATTCAACCGACGTAGTTCGACCGGGTTCGACGGCCGGATCCAGCACCGTCACCGGATCCACCACCGTCCCAGCGTTGTTGCCGCACCTGTGGAAGACCACCCTGTTGTCGGGGGTCGCCGCGGTCATCCTGGGTGTGTTGGTGCTCGCCTGGCCGGGCACCACAATCCTGGTGGCCGCCATCATCTTCGGCGTGTATCTGCTCGTGAGCGGTATCGCGCAGGTGGTCTTCGCCTTCACCTTGCACGTCTCGGCCGGTGGCCGCGTGCTGTTGTTCATCAGCGGCGCGGCCGCGCTGGTGTTGGCGGTGCTGTGTTTCCGCAGCCTGCAGGAGTCCATCCTGTTGCTCGCGATCTGGATCGGCATCGGCTTCATCTTCCGCGGTGTGGCCACCGCGGTCTCGGCGATCAGCGACCCCACGCTGCCGGGCCGCGGCTGGGAGATCTTCTTCGGTGTGGTGAGCCTGCTGGCCGGTGTGGTGATGCTGGCGACGCCGTTCGGTTCGCTCGGTGTGCTGACGCTGGTCGTCGGCGTCTGGCTGATCGTGCTCGGCGTCTTCGAGGTGATCGCCGCGTTGGGGATCCGGAAGGCCGCCAATGCGGTGTCTTCGTAG
- a CDS encoding cytochrome ubiquinol oxidase subunit I, with protein MDALDVSRWQFGITTVYHFIFVPLTIGLAPLIAVMQTIWHVTGRSEWYRLTRFFGKLFLINFAIGVATGIVQEFQFGMNWSEYSRFVGDVFGAPLAMEGLAAFFFESTFIGLWIFGWTRLPRIVHLACIWIVAIAVNMSAFFIISANSFMQHPVGATFNPDTGRAELHSILELFTNNTAIWAFLHAVAGAFLTAGTFVAAVCAWWMVRSRRAVADNGGAAVEKVPAPAGMYRPAAVLGCWVALVSAVALIFTGDIQGKLMFHQQPMKMASAESLCHTETDPMFSVLTVGTHNNCDSIVRVIEVPWVLPLLAEGRVSGVTLEGVEDLQAQAEEKFGPGNYRPNLFVTYWAFRAMIGLLLVPVLFALTALWLTRGGRIPDQRWFSRFALLTIPTPFLANSAGWIFTEMGRQPWVVVPNPDGDQLIRLTVQDGVSNHSVGMVWISLTTLTLTYAVLAVIWFYLLRRYVAVGPQEHDSEPAPPEPPADDDVAPLSFAY; from the coding sequence ATGGATGCTTTGGACGTTTCGCGGTGGCAGTTCGGAATCACGACCGTCTACCACTTCATCTTCGTGCCCCTGACGATCGGCCTGGCTCCCCTGATCGCCGTGATGCAGACCATCTGGCACGTCACCGGACGCTCGGAGTGGTATCGGCTGACGCGGTTCTTCGGCAAGCTGTTCCTGATCAACTTCGCCATCGGCGTGGCCACGGGCATCGTGCAGGAATTCCAGTTCGGCATGAACTGGAGCGAGTACTCCCGGTTCGTCGGTGACGTCTTCGGCGCCCCGCTGGCGATGGAGGGCCTGGCGGCCTTCTTCTTCGAATCCACCTTCATCGGGCTGTGGATCTTCGGCTGGACCCGGCTCCCCCGGATCGTGCACCTGGCGTGCATCTGGATCGTCGCGATCGCGGTCAACATGTCCGCGTTCTTCATCATCAGCGCGAACTCGTTCATGCAGCATCCCGTCGGTGCCACCTTCAACCCGGACACCGGCCGCGCCGAATTGCACAGCATCCTCGAACTGTTCACCAACAACACCGCCATCTGGGCGTTCCTGCACGCGGTGGCCGGTGCGTTCCTGACCGCCGGCACCTTTGTCGCCGCCGTGTGCGCCTGGTGGATGGTGCGGAGCCGAAGAGCCGTGGCGGACAACGGTGGCGCCGCCGTCGAGAAGGTGCCGGCGCCGGCCGGCATGTACCGGCCCGCGGCCGTCCTCGGCTGCTGGGTGGCGCTGGTGTCGGCCGTCGCCCTGATCTTCACCGGGGACATCCAGGGCAAGCTGATGTTCCACCAGCAGCCCATGAAGATGGCGTCGGCGGAGTCGCTGTGCCATACCGAGACCGACCCGATGTTCTCCGTGCTGACCGTCGGCACGCACAACAACTGCGACAGCATCGTCCGCGTCATCGAGGTGCCCTGGGTGCTGCCGCTGCTGGCCGAGGGCCGGGTCTCCGGCGTCACCCTCGAGGGCGTCGAGGATCTTCAGGCCCAGGCCGAGGAGAAATTCGGGCCGGGCAACTACCGCCCGAATCTCTTCGTCACCTACTGGGCGTTCCGGGCGATGATCGGGCTGCTGCTGGTCCCCGTGCTCTTCGCGCTGACCGCACTGTGGCTGACCCGCGGCGGGCGAATACCGGACCAGCGGTGGTTCTCCCGGTTCGCGCTGCTGACCATCCCGACGCCGTTCCTGGCCAACAGCGCCGGCTGGATCTTCACCGAGATGGGTCGGCAACCCTGGGTGGTGGTGCCCAACCCCGACGGCGATCAACTGATCCGACTCACCGTGCAGGACGGCGTGTCCAACCACTCGGTGGGCATGGTGTGGATCTCGCTGACCACCCTGACGCTGACCTACGCGGTACTCGCGGTGATCTGGTTCTACCTGCTGCGTCGCTACGTGGCCGTGGGCCCGCAGGAGCACGACTCGGAACCGGCGCCCCCCGAACCGCCGGCCGACGACGACGTCGCTCCACTGTCCTTCGCCTATTAA
- the cydB gene encoding cytochrome d ubiquinol oxidase subunit II — protein MGLQELWFILVAVLFLGFFVLEGFDFGVGMLMAPLGKMAGRSGGPEADDNHRRAVLNTIGPVWDGNEVWLITAGGAMFAAFPGWYATVFSGLFIPLLIILFSMILRVVAIEWRGKIDDPKWRHWADIGIAVGSWIPAILWGTAFAIMLRGLPVAEDQQVVGLTFSDVVNPYTLLGGLATCGIFLLHGVAFLALKTLGEVRDNALRIGRWLLAPVVVVAGLFGLWTQLVYGKPGSWVAFGIAVLALLGAVALLRAGTRDGWAFTLTTVVVVGVVGMLFIDLYPNLLPSTLNPDWNLTIYNASSNPYTLKVMTWAAAIFAPLVVGYQAWTYWVFRRRISAERIPASIGLPGRTS, from the coding sequence ATGGGCTTACAGGAACTCTGGTTCATTCTGGTCGCGGTGCTCTTCCTCGGGTTCTTCGTCCTGGAGGGCTTCGACTTCGGCGTCGGCATGCTGATGGCACCGCTGGGCAAGATGGCCGGCCGGTCGGGTGGCCCGGAGGCCGACGACAATCATCGTCGCGCCGTGCTCAACACCATCGGACCGGTCTGGGACGGCAACGAGGTCTGGCTGATCACCGCGGGCGGCGCCATGTTCGCCGCATTCCCCGGGTGGTACGCCACGGTGTTCTCCGGGCTGTTCATCCCGCTGCTGATCATCCTGTTCTCGATGATCCTGCGGGTCGTCGCGATCGAATGGCGCGGCAAGATCGACGACCCGAAATGGCGGCACTGGGCCGACATCGGCATCGCCGTGGGCTCGTGGATTCCGGCGATCCTGTGGGGCACGGCCTTCGCCATCATGCTGCGCGGTCTGCCCGTGGCCGAGGACCAGCAGGTGGTCGGCCTGACGTTCAGTGACGTCGTCAACCCCTACACGCTGCTGGGCGGGCTGGCCACCTGCGGGATCTTCCTGCTGCACGGCGTGGCCTTCCTGGCCTTGAAAACCCTGGGCGAGGTCCGCGACAACGCGCTGCGCATCGGCCGCTGGCTGTTGGCCCCCGTGGTGGTCGTCGCCGGGCTGTTCGGACTGTGGACGCAGCTGGTCTATGGCAAGCCGGGTTCCTGGGTCGCGTTCGGCATCGCGGTGCTCGCGCTGCTGGGCGCCGTCGCCTTGCTGCGGGCCGGCACCCGCGACGGCTGGGCGTTCACGCTGACCACTGTGGTGGTCGTCGGCGTGGTCGGCATGCTGTTCATCGACCTGTATCCGAACCTGTTGCCGTCCACCCTGAATCCGGACTGGAACCTGACCATCTACAACGCGTCGTCCAATCCGTACACGCTGAAGGTCATGACCTGGGCCGCGGCCATTTTCGCGCCACTGGTGGTCGGCTATCAGGCGTGGACGTACTGGGTCTTCCGCAGACGCATCTCGGCGGAGCGCATCCCCGCCTCCATCGGACTACCGGGGCGCACGTCCTGA
- the cydD gene encoding thiol reductant ABC exporter subunit CydD has translation MGCGVVTAACAIASAIVLAHLVAELITDPGSRTLEQQLPPLAWLALIWTVRTAAQWLQARISQREASAAIADLSGQVLRAVTAGSPRELAARRDDAAVVVLRGLDDLRPYFTGYLPALLLAALLTPAALAAMAIYDLQAAAIVLIALPLIPLFMVLIGLVTADRSAAALTAMTTLQARLLDLIAGIPTLRALGRAEGPGERIAELNAAHRRSAMSTLRIAFMSSLVLELLATLGVALVAVSVGLRLVYGNVGLAAGLTVLLLAPDVFWPLRRVGVAYHAAEDGKTAAGKAFALIDTAAPEATGTRTVRAAGAPIRLESLTVAGRDGPRPAGLSGRIEPGRITVLTGPNGAGKSTTLQVLAGVAEPTAGRVTVHGVDIADLDRGQWWPQLVWLPQRPVLVPGTVAANLALFGALTDADTACAAAGFDSVLDELPEGDATVVGRGGLGLSLGQRQRLGLARALGSDASLLLLDEPTAHLDPATEDRVLAALRARADRGDTVVLVGHRRPVLAVADHVIEVGSHVPA, from the coding sequence GTGGGCTGCGGTGTGGTCACCGCCGCGTGCGCCATCGCCTCGGCGATCGTGCTCGCGCACCTGGTCGCCGAACTCATCACCGACCCCGGCAGTCGCACCCTCGAGCAGCAGCTCCCGCCGTTGGCCTGGCTGGCCCTGATCTGGACCGTGCGCACCGCGGCGCAGTGGCTGCAGGCCCGGATCAGTCAGCGCGAGGCCAGCGCGGCGATCGCCGACCTCAGCGGGCAGGTGCTGCGCGCGGTCACCGCCGGATCCCCGCGCGAGTTGGCCGCCCGCCGCGACGACGCCGCCGTGGTCGTGCTGCGCGGACTCGACGACCTGCGGCCCTACTTCACCGGTTACCTGCCCGCCCTGCTGCTCGCCGCGCTCCTGACACCGGCGGCCCTGGCGGCCATGGCGATCTACGACCTGCAGGCCGCCGCGATCGTGCTGATCGCCCTGCCGTTGATCCCGCTGTTCATGGTGCTCATCGGTCTGGTCACCGCGGACCGCTCGGCGGCCGCGCTGACCGCCATGACCACGTTGCAGGCCAGGCTGTTGGACCTGATCGCCGGGATCCCCACGCTGCGCGCCCTGGGCCGCGCCGAGGGCCCGGGTGAACGCATCGCCGAACTCAATGCCGCACACCGCCGTTCGGCGATGTCGACGCTGCGCATCGCGTTCATGTCCAGCCTGGTGCTGGAACTGCTGGCCACGTTGGGGGTGGCGCTGGTCGCGGTCAGCGTCGGTCTGCGGTTGGTCTACGGCAACGTCGGACTGGCCGCGGGCCTGACCGTGCTGCTGCTGGCCCCGGACGTGTTCTGGCCGCTGCGCCGGGTCGGGGTGGCCTACCACGCCGCCGAGGACGGGAAAACCGCCGCCGGCAAGGCGTTCGCGCTGATCGACACCGCTGCGCCGGAAGCCACCGGAACCCGCACGGTGCGCGCCGCCGGGGCGCCGATCCGCCTCGAGTCCCTCACCGTCGCCGGGCGCGACGGGCCCCGGCCGGCGGGGCTGTCCGGGCGCATCGAACCCGGCCGGATCACCGTGCTCACCGGCCCCAACGGCGCCGGCAAGTCGACCACCCTGCAGGTGCTCGCCGGGGTGGCCGAGCCGACGGCGGGCCGCGTCACCGTCCACGGCGTCGACATCGCGGACCTGGACCGCGGGCAGTGGTGGCCGCAACTGGTCTGGCTGCCGCAGCGCCCGGTGCTGGTGCCCGGCACGGTCGCGGCCAACCTGGCCCTGTTCGGAGCGCTCACCGACGCCGATACCGCGTGCGCCGCAGCGGGTTTCGACTCGGTGCTCGACGAGCTCCCCGAGGGCGACGCCACCGTCGTGGGCCGCGGTGGGCTCGGGCTGTCGCTGGGGCAGCGGCAGCGTCTCGGCCTGGCCCGCGCCCTGGGGTCGGACGCCTCGCTGCTGCTGCTCGACGAACCCACCGCGCACCTCGACCCGGCGACCGAGGACCGCGTGTTGGCGGCGCTGCGCGCCCGCGCGGATCGCGGCGACACGGTGGTGCTGGTCGGACACCGCCGGCCGGTGCTGGCCGTCGCCGATCACGTCATCGAGGTGGGTAGCCATGTTCCGGCGTGA